In Gallus gallus isolate bGalGal1 chromosome 8, bGalGal1.mat.broiler.GRCg7b, whole genome shotgun sequence, one DNA window encodes the following:
- the GPSM2 gene encoding G-protein-signaling modulator 2 isoform X2: MEESNVLISMREDQSFHVRYRMEASCLELALEGERLCKAGDCRAGVSFFEAAVQVGTEDLKTLSAIYSQLGNAYFYLHEYAKALEYHHHDLTLARTIGDLVGEAKASGNLGNTLKVLGNFEEAIVCCQRHLDISRELNDKVGEARALYNLGNVYHSKGKNVACAGTHDPGELPEDVKNALQKAANYYEENLTIVTELGDRAAQGRAFGNLGNTHYLLGNFRSAVLAHEQRLLIAKEFGDRSAERRAYSNLGNAYIFLGEFETASEYYKRTLQLARQLKDRAVEAQACYSLGNTYTLLQDYEKAIDYHLKHLVIAQELNDKIGEGRACWSLGNAYTALGNHDQAMHFAERHLEISREVGDRSGELTARLNLSDLQMVLGLSYSTNTSMMSESHAVDNSLNGTRPRVGRRHSMENMELMKLTPEKVQSWNSEILAKQKPLIAKPSAKLHFVNRLKGKKYKNGTASKVLQDASNSIDSRLPSAQRRNSRETVADEGFFDLLSRFQSNRMDDQRCHFQEKNRFSAASVATSSTPPKTIQKSFSASVVSPHTDEFLDLLASSQSRRLDDQRASFSNLPGLRLNHRTSPSVLGHLMASNNRELDEDFFDILIKCQGSRLDDQRCAPPSSAKGPTVPDEDFFSLIVRSQAKRMDEQRVHLPSAIKGPSSS, translated from the exons ATGGAGGAAAGTAATGTTTTGATAAGCATGCGAGAAGACCAGTCTTTTCATGTGCGATACAG GATGGAGGCTTCTTGCCTGGAGCTGGCTTTGGAAGGTGAGCGCCTCTGTAAAGCAGGAGATTGCCGAGCTGGTGTGTCTTTCTTTGAAGCAGCTGTTCAGGTTGGAACTGAAGACTTGAAAACACTCAGTGCTATTTACAGCCAGCTAGGCAATGCCTATTTCTACTTGCATGAATATGCAAAGGCCTTGGAATACCATCACCATGATTTAACTCTTGCAAG GACAATTGGAGATCTGGTGGGAGAAGCTAAAGCTAGTGGAAATCTGGGCAACACCTTGAAGGTACTTGGAAACTTTGAAGAAGCTATTGTTTGTTGTCAGAGACATCTGGATATTTCCAGAGAGCTTAATGATAAG GTTGGAGAAGCTAGAGCACTGTATAATCTGGGAAATGTTTATCACTCTAAAGGGAAAAATGTGGCTTGTGCTGGGACACATGATCCAGGGGAGCTTCCAGAGGATgtgaaaaatgctttgcaaaaaGCTGCAAATTACTATGA GGAAAACCTGACGATAGTCACAGAGCTGGGTGATAGAGCAGCACAAGGACGTGCCTTTGGAAATCTGGGAAACACACACTACCTTCTGGGCAACTTCAGGAGTGCAGTTTTAGCCCATGAACAG cGTCTCCTAATTGCAAAAGAATTTGGTGATAGatcagcagaaagaagagcatACAGCAATCTTGGAAATGCCTACATATTCCTGGGTGAATTTGAAACTGCTTCTGAATACTACAA GAGGACATTACAGCTGGCTCGGCAGCTTAAAGATAGGGCTGTGGAAGCACAGGCCTGCTACAGCCTTGGAAACACATACACTCTGCTTCAAGACTATGAGAAAGCAATTGATTATCATTTGAAACACCTTGTGATTGCTCAGGAATTAAACGATAA AATTGGTGAAGGAAGAGCATGCTGGAGTTTAGGGAATGCATATACTGCTCTGGGCAATCATGACCAAGCCATGCACTTTGCTGAGAGGCACCTGGAGATCTCCAGAGAG GTAGGAGATAGAAGTGGGGAACTCACTGCTAGACTTAATCTCTCAGATCTTCAAATGGTTCTTGGATTAAGCTATAGCACAAACACTTCCATGATGTCAGAAAGCCATGCGGTAGATAACAGTCTGAATG gTACCCGGCCCAGGGTAGGACGTCGTCACAGTATGGAGAACATGGAACTTATGAAATTAACACCAGAAAAG gtTCAGAGCTGGAACAGTGAGATTCTTGCTAAACAGAAGCCACTCATTGCCAAACCTTCagcaaaactgcattttgtaaATCGACTCAAAGGCAAAAAGTACAAAAATGGCACCGCTTCCAAAGTTCTGCAGGATGCCAGTAATTCCATTGACAGCCGCCTTCCCAGCGCTCAGAGG agAAACAGTCGAGAAACAGTGGCAGACGAAGGGTTCTTTGATCTGCTGAGCCGATTCCAGAGTAACAGGATGGATGATCAGAGATGCCACTTCCAGGAGAAGAACAGATTCTCAGCTGCTTCAGTAGCAACATCCTCTACTCCACctaaaacaatacaaaaat CCTTTTCTGCTTCCGTAGTCTCACCCCACACTGATGAATTTCTGGATTTACTTGCGAGCTCACAGAGCCGCCGCCTCGACGACCAACGTGCCAGCTTTAGCAATCTGCCTGGCCTTCGTCTTAACCACCGCACCAGTCCGTCTGTGCTGGGCCACTTAATGGCCAGTAACAACAGAGAGCTAGATGAGGACTTCTTTGATATATTAATAAAATGCCAG GGTTCGAGACTGGACGATCAAAGATGTGCTCCTCCATCATCTGCAAAAGGACCAACTGTACCAGATGAGGACTTTTTCAGCCTCATTGTACGATCCCAAGCTAAGAGAATGGATGAACAAAGAGTCCACTTACCCTCTGCTATTAAAGGACCAAGTTCTAGCTGA
- the GPSM2 gene encoding G-protein-signaling modulator 2 isoform X3 → MSVISLCLSCGMSKTSRMEASCLELALEGERLCKAGDCRAGVSFFEAAVQVGTEDLKTLSAIYSQLGNAYFYLHEYAKALEYHHHDLTLARTIGDLVGEAKASGNLGNTLKVLGNFEEAIVCCQRHLDISRELNDKVGEARALYNLGNVYHSKGKNVACAGTHDPGELPEDVKNALQKAANYYEENLTIVTELGDRAAQGRAFGNLGNTHYLLGNFRSAVLAHEQRLLIAKEFGDRSAERRAYSNLGNAYIFLGEFETASEYYKRTLQLARQLKDRAVEAQACYSLGNTYTLLQDYEKAIDYHLKHLVIAQELNDKIGEGRACWSLGNAYTALGNHDQAMHFAERHLEISREVGDRSGELTARLNLSDLQMVLGLSYSTNTSMMSESHAVDNSLNGTRPRVGRRHSMENMELMKLTPEKVQSWNSEILAKQKPLIAKPSAKLHFVNRLKGKKYKNGTASKVLQDASNSIDSRLPSAQRRNSRETVADEGFFDLLSRFQSNRMDDQRCHFQEKNRFSAASVATSSTPPKTIQKSFSASVVSPHTDEFLDLLASSQSRRLDDQRASFSNLPGLRLNHRTSPSVLGHLMASNNRELDEDFFDILIKCQGSRLDDQRCAPPSSAKGPTVPDEDFFSLIVRSQAKRMDEQRVHLPSAIKGPSSS, encoded by the exons ATGTCAGTCATCTCACTGTGCTTAAGTTGTGGAATGTCAAAGACCAGCAG GATGGAGGCTTCTTGCCTGGAGCTGGCTTTGGAAGGTGAGCGCCTCTGTAAAGCAGGAGATTGCCGAGCTGGTGTGTCTTTCTTTGAAGCAGCTGTTCAGGTTGGAACTGAAGACTTGAAAACACTCAGTGCTATTTACAGCCAGCTAGGCAATGCCTATTTCTACTTGCATGAATATGCAAAGGCCTTGGAATACCATCACCATGATTTAACTCTTGCAAG GACAATTGGAGATCTGGTGGGAGAAGCTAAAGCTAGTGGAAATCTGGGCAACACCTTGAAGGTACTTGGAAACTTTGAAGAAGCTATTGTTTGTTGTCAGAGACATCTGGATATTTCCAGAGAGCTTAATGATAAG GTTGGAGAAGCTAGAGCACTGTATAATCTGGGAAATGTTTATCACTCTAAAGGGAAAAATGTGGCTTGTGCTGGGACACATGATCCAGGGGAGCTTCCAGAGGATgtgaaaaatgctttgcaaaaaGCTGCAAATTACTATGA GGAAAACCTGACGATAGTCACAGAGCTGGGTGATAGAGCAGCACAAGGACGTGCCTTTGGAAATCTGGGAAACACACACTACCTTCTGGGCAACTTCAGGAGTGCAGTTTTAGCCCATGAACAG cGTCTCCTAATTGCAAAAGAATTTGGTGATAGatcagcagaaagaagagcatACAGCAATCTTGGAAATGCCTACATATTCCTGGGTGAATTTGAAACTGCTTCTGAATACTACAA GAGGACATTACAGCTGGCTCGGCAGCTTAAAGATAGGGCTGTGGAAGCACAGGCCTGCTACAGCCTTGGAAACACATACACTCTGCTTCAAGACTATGAGAAAGCAATTGATTATCATTTGAAACACCTTGTGATTGCTCAGGAATTAAACGATAA AATTGGTGAAGGAAGAGCATGCTGGAGTTTAGGGAATGCATATACTGCTCTGGGCAATCATGACCAAGCCATGCACTTTGCTGAGAGGCACCTGGAGATCTCCAGAGAG GTAGGAGATAGAAGTGGGGAACTCACTGCTAGACTTAATCTCTCAGATCTTCAAATGGTTCTTGGATTAAGCTATAGCACAAACACTTCCATGATGTCAGAAAGCCATGCGGTAGATAACAGTCTGAATG gTACCCGGCCCAGGGTAGGACGTCGTCACAGTATGGAGAACATGGAACTTATGAAATTAACACCAGAAAAG gtTCAGAGCTGGAACAGTGAGATTCTTGCTAAACAGAAGCCACTCATTGCCAAACCTTCagcaaaactgcattttgtaaATCGACTCAAAGGCAAAAAGTACAAAAATGGCACCGCTTCCAAAGTTCTGCAGGATGCCAGTAATTCCATTGACAGCCGCCTTCCCAGCGCTCAGAGG agAAACAGTCGAGAAACAGTGGCAGACGAAGGGTTCTTTGATCTGCTGAGCCGATTCCAGAGTAACAGGATGGATGATCAGAGATGCCACTTCCAGGAGAAGAACAGATTCTCAGCTGCTTCAGTAGCAACATCCTCTACTCCACctaaaacaatacaaaaat CCTTTTCTGCTTCCGTAGTCTCACCCCACACTGATGAATTTCTGGATTTACTTGCGAGCTCACAGAGCCGCCGCCTCGACGACCAACGTGCCAGCTTTAGCAATCTGCCTGGCCTTCGTCTTAACCACCGCACCAGTCCGTCTGTGCTGGGCCACTTAATGGCCAGTAACAACAGAGAGCTAGATGAGGACTTCTTTGATATATTAATAAAATGCCAG GGTTCGAGACTGGACGATCAAAGATGTGCTCCTCCATCATCTGCAAAAGGACCAACTGTACCAGATGAGGACTTTTTCAGCCTCATTGTACGATCCCAAGCTAAGAGAATGGATGAACAAAGAGTCCACTTACCCTCTGCTATTAAAGGACCAAGTTCTAGCTGA
- the GPSM2 gene encoding G-protein-signaling modulator 2 isoform X1, which yields MHFFRTRDNWTKYCIQSDRYLFLLNLCRMEASCLELALEGERLCKAGDCRAGVSFFEAAVQVGTEDLKTLSAIYSQLGNAYFYLHEYAKALEYHHHDLTLARTIGDLVGEAKASGNLGNTLKVLGNFEEAIVCCQRHLDISRELNDKVGEARALYNLGNVYHSKGKNVACAGTHDPGELPEDVKNALQKAANYYEENLTIVTELGDRAAQGRAFGNLGNTHYLLGNFRSAVLAHEQRLLIAKEFGDRSAERRAYSNLGNAYIFLGEFETASEYYKRTLQLARQLKDRAVEAQACYSLGNTYTLLQDYEKAIDYHLKHLVIAQELNDKIGEGRACWSLGNAYTALGNHDQAMHFAERHLEISREVGDRSGELTARLNLSDLQMVLGLSYSTNTSMMSESHAVDNSLNGTRPRVGRRHSMENMELMKLTPEKVQSWNSEILAKQKPLIAKPSAKLHFVNRLKGKKYKNGTASKVLQDASNSIDSRLPSAQRRNSRETVADEGFFDLLSRFQSNRMDDQRCHFQEKNRFSAASVATSSTPPKTIQKSFSASVVSPHTDEFLDLLASSQSRRLDDQRASFSNLPGLRLNHRTSPSVLGHLMASNNRELDEDFFDILIKCQGSRLDDQRCAPPSSAKGPTVPDEDFFSLIVRSQAKRMDEQRVHLPSAIKGPSSS from the exons atgCACTTTTTCAGAACTCGGGATAATTGGACAAAGTATTGCATACAGAGTGACAGGTATCTCTTTTTACTTAACCTGTGCAGGATGGAGGCTTCTTGCCTGGAGCTGGCTTTGGAAGGTGAGCGCCTCTGTAAAGCAGGAGATTGCCGAGCTGGTGTGTCTTTCTTTGAAGCAGCTGTTCAGGTTGGAACTGAAGACTTGAAAACACTCAGTGCTATTTACAGCCAGCTAGGCAATGCCTATTTCTACTTGCATGAATATGCAAAGGCCTTGGAATACCATCACCATGATTTAACTCTTGCAAG GACAATTGGAGATCTGGTGGGAGAAGCTAAAGCTAGTGGAAATCTGGGCAACACCTTGAAGGTACTTGGAAACTTTGAAGAAGCTATTGTTTGTTGTCAGAGACATCTGGATATTTCCAGAGAGCTTAATGATAAG GTTGGAGAAGCTAGAGCACTGTATAATCTGGGAAATGTTTATCACTCTAAAGGGAAAAATGTGGCTTGTGCTGGGACACATGATCCAGGGGAGCTTCCAGAGGATgtgaaaaatgctttgcaaaaaGCTGCAAATTACTATGA GGAAAACCTGACGATAGTCACAGAGCTGGGTGATAGAGCAGCACAAGGACGTGCCTTTGGAAATCTGGGAAACACACACTACCTTCTGGGCAACTTCAGGAGTGCAGTTTTAGCCCATGAACAG cGTCTCCTAATTGCAAAAGAATTTGGTGATAGatcagcagaaagaagagcatACAGCAATCTTGGAAATGCCTACATATTCCTGGGTGAATTTGAAACTGCTTCTGAATACTACAA GAGGACATTACAGCTGGCTCGGCAGCTTAAAGATAGGGCTGTGGAAGCACAGGCCTGCTACAGCCTTGGAAACACATACACTCTGCTTCAAGACTATGAGAAAGCAATTGATTATCATTTGAAACACCTTGTGATTGCTCAGGAATTAAACGATAA AATTGGTGAAGGAAGAGCATGCTGGAGTTTAGGGAATGCATATACTGCTCTGGGCAATCATGACCAAGCCATGCACTTTGCTGAGAGGCACCTGGAGATCTCCAGAGAG GTAGGAGATAGAAGTGGGGAACTCACTGCTAGACTTAATCTCTCAGATCTTCAAATGGTTCTTGGATTAAGCTATAGCACAAACACTTCCATGATGTCAGAAAGCCATGCGGTAGATAACAGTCTGAATG gTACCCGGCCCAGGGTAGGACGTCGTCACAGTATGGAGAACATGGAACTTATGAAATTAACACCAGAAAAG gtTCAGAGCTGGAACAGTGAGATTCTTGCTAAACAGAAGCCACTCATTGCCAAACCTTCagcaaaactgcattttgtaaATCGACTCAAAGGCAAAAAGTACAAAAATGGCACCGCTTCCAAAGTTCTGCAGGATGCCAGTAATTCCATTGACAGCCGCCTTCCCAGCGCTCAGAGG agAAACAGTCGAGAAACAGTGGCAGACGAAGGGTTCTTTGATCTGCTGAGCCGATTCCAGAGTAACAGGATGGATGATCAGAGATGCCACTTCCAGGAGAAGAACAGATTCTCAGCTGCTTCAGTAGCAACATCCTCTACTCCACctaaaacaatacaaaaat CCTTTTCTGCTTCCGTAGTCTCACCCCACACTGATGAATTTCTGGATTTACTTGCGAGCTCACAGAGCCGCCGCCTCGACGACCAACGTGCCAGCTTTAGCAATCTGCCTGGCCTTCGTCTTAACCACCGCACCAGTCCGTCTGTGCTGGGCCACTTAATGGCCAGTAACAACAGAGAGCTAGATGAGGACTTCTTTGATATATTAATAAAATGCCAG GGTTCGAGACTGGACGATCAAAGATGTGCTCCTCCATCATCTGCAAAAGGACCAACTGTACCAGATGAGGACTTTTTCAGCCTCATTGTACGATCCCAAGCTAAGAGAATGGATGAACAAAGAGTCCACTTACCCTCTGCTATTAAAGGACCAAGTTCTAGCTGA
- the GPSM2 gene encoding G-protein-signaling modulator 2 isoform X4, whose translation MEASCLELALEGERLCKAGDCRAGVSFFEAAVQVGTEDLKTLSAIYSQLGNAYFYLHEYAKALEYHHHDLTLARTIGDLVGEAKASGNLGNTLKVLGNFEEAIVCCQRHLDISRELNDKVGEARALYNLGNVYHSKGKNVACAGTHDPGELPEDVKNALQKAANYYEENLTIVTELGDRAAQGRAFGNLGNTHYLLGNFRSAVLAHEQRLLIAKEFGDRSAERRAYSNLGNAYIFLGEFETASEYYKRTLQLARQLKDRAVEAQACYSLGNTYTLLQDYEKAIDYHLKHLVIAQELNDKIGEGRACWSLGNAYTALGNHDQAMHFAERHLEISREVGDRSGELTARLNLSDLQMVLGLSYSTNTSMMSESHAVDNSLNGTRPRVGRRHSMENMELMKLTPEKVQSWNSEILAKQKPLIAKPSAKLHFVNRLKGKKYKNGTASKVLQDASNSIDSRLPSAQRRNSRETVADEGFFDLLSRFQSNRMDDQRCHFQEKNRFSAASVATSSTPPKTIQKSFSASVVSPHTDEFLDLLASSQSRRLDDQRASFSNLPGLRLNHRTSPSVLGHLMASNNRELDEDFFDILIKCQGSRLDDQRCAPPSSAKGPTVPDEDFFSLIVRSQAKRMDEQRVHLPSAIKGPSSS comes from the exons ATGGAGGCTTCTTGCCTGGAGCTGGCTTTGGAAGGTGAGCGCCTCTGTAAAGCAGGAGATTGCCGAGCTGGTGTGTCTTTCTTTGAAGCAGCTGTTCAGGTTGGAACTGAAGACTTGAAAACACTCAGTGCTATTTACAGCCAGCTAGGCAATGCCTATTTCTACTTGCATGAATATGCAAAGGCCTTGGAATACCATCACCATGATTTAACTCTTGCAAG GACAATTGGAGATCTGGTGGGAGAAGCTAAAGCTAGTGGAAATCTGGGCAACACCTTGAAGGTACTTGGAAACTTTGAAGAAGCTATTGTTTGTTGTCAGAGACATCTGGATATTTCCAGAGAGCTTAATGATAAG GTTGGAGAAGCTAGAGCACTGTATAATCTGGGAAATGTTTATCACTCTAAAGGGAAAAATGTGGCTTGTGCTGGGACACATGATCCAGGGGAGCTTCCAGAGGATgtgaaaaatgctttgcaaaaaGCTGCAAATTACTATGA GGAAAACCTGACGATAGTCACAGAGCTGGGTGATAGAGCAGCACAAGGACGTGCCTTTGGAAATCTGGGAAACACACACTACCTTCTGGGCAACTTCAGGAGTGCAGTTTTAGCCCATGAACAG cGTCTCCTAATTGCAAAAGAATTTGGTGATAGatcagcagaaagaagagcatACAGCAATCTTGGAAATGCCTACATATTCCTGGGTGAATTTGAAACTGCTTCTGAATACTACAA GAGGACATTACAGCTGGCTCGGCAGCTTAAAGATAGGGCTGTGGAAGCACAGGCCTGCTACAGCCTTGGAAACACATACACTCTGCTTCAAGACTATGAGAAAGCAATTGATTATCATTTGAAACACCTTGTGATTGCTCAGGAATTAAACGATAA AATTGGTGAAGGAAGAGCATGCTGGAGTTTAGGGAATGCATATACTGCTCTGGGCAATCATGACCAAGCCATGCACTTTGCTGAGAGGCACCTGGAGATCTCCAGAGAG GTAGGAGATAGAAGTGGGGAACTCACTGCTAGACTTAATCTCTCAGATCTTCAAATGGTTCTTGGATTAAGCTATAGCACAAACACTTCCATGATGTCAGAAAGCCATGCGGTAGATAACAGTCTGAATG gTACCCGGCCCAGGGTAGGACGTCGTCACAGTATGGAGAACATGGAACTTATGAAATTAACACCAGAAAAG gtTCAGAGCTGGAACAGTGAGATTCTTGCTAAACAGAAGCCACTCATTGCCAAACCTTCagcaaaactgcattttgtaaATCGACTCAAAGGCAAAAAGTACAAAAATGGCACCGCTTCCAAAGTTCTGCAGGATGCCAGTAATTCCATTGACAGCCGCCTTCCCAGCGCTCAGAGG agAAACAGTCGAGAAACAGTGGCAGACGAAGGGTTCTTTGATCTGCTGAGCCGATTCCAGAGTAACAGGATGGATGATCAGAGATGCCACTTCCAGGAGAAGAACAGATTCTCAGCTGCTTCAGTAGCAACATCCTCTACTCCACctaaaacaatacaaaaat CCTTTTCTGCTTCCGTAGTCTCACCCCACACTGATGAATTTCTGGATTTACTTGCGAGCTCACAGAGCCGCCGCCTCGACGACCAACGTGCCAGCTTTAGCAATCTGCCTGGCCTTCGTCTTAACCACCGCACCAGTCCGTCTGTGCTGGGCCACTTAATGGCCAGTAACAACAGAGAGCTAGATGAGGACTTCTTTGATATATTAATAAAATGCCAG GGTTCGAGACTGGACGATCAAAGATGTGCTCCTCCATCATCTGCAAAAGGACCAACTGTACCAGATGAGGACTTTTTCAGCCTCATTGTACGATCCCAAGCTAAGAGAATGGATGAACAAAGAGTCCACTTACCCTCTGCTATTAAAGGACCAAGTTCTAGCTGA
- the CLCC1 gene encoding chloride channel CLIC-like protein 1 isoform X1: protein MLVLVLCAAVLAGGGAQDDDWIDPTDMLNYDAASGTMRRPYKVNYHDSEDKTVDGIISENLSSCSREVDSLQQKIAECEKRNAKSHESRSFYIFKRYLNKILNEARKLGLPEGNTDQVHYDAEIILTKQTHLEILRFLQEEAWQSGAVDDALSNILINFKHHDYNAWHWRFEDTFGIDLYNMFMILLCLVCVVVIIATELWTRIHWFVQLKRILLISFLISFAWNWLYLYKRAFAQHQAEIAKMGQFDNICAEKLDWRESLIGWLRRQWTYQDDPCQKYYETLLVNPVLLVPPTKALAITFTTFVTEPLKHVGQGIGEFIRALMKEIPLILQVPVLIMMALFILAFCYGAASSVSVIRCLMPSQKKRLPLPDSQREEIDFSQYDGSKSDGYYSQKTPSIYRGPYDRDVQMKPGSSSSSPDVLHASAEPDTQVEDAQKPEAGNRLHTEAEVSRLETSPAATLTGEKALEHEKQRTDKEQETGKNCDPNRNVEEQSCAARPAEERKSSTCESQEGD from the exons atgctggtgctggtgctgtgcGCGGCCGTGctggcgggcggcggggcccaGGACGACGACTGGATCGATCCTACGGATATGCTCAACTACGACGCGGCGTCGGGAACGATGAGAAGGCCTTACAAG GTAAACTATCATGATTCTGAGGATAAAACAGTGGATGGAATCATCAGTGAAAACTTATCAAGTTGTTCCAGGGAAGTGGATTCTTTGCAGCAGAAG ATTGCGGAATGCGAGAAGAGGAACGCCAAATCTCATGAAAGCCGgagcttttatatttttaagcGGTACTTGAATAAGATTTTAAATGAAGCCAGAAAACTTGGCCTT CCCGAGGGAAACACGGACCAAGTGCATTACGATGCCGAGATTATCCTTACAAAGCAGACGCATCTGGAGATCCTCCGGTTCCTGCAGGAGGAAGCGTGGCAGTCAGGTGCTGTGGATGACGCGCTTAGCAATATTTTGATCAATTTTAAGCACCACGATTATAATGCTTGGCACTGGAGATTCGAAGACACCTTTGGAATTGATCTGTATAATATGTTTATG atactCTTGTGCTTAGTGTGTGTTGTGGTTATAATAGCTACAGAGCTGTGGACACGTATCCATTGGTTTGTTCAGCTGAAACGTATTTTACTAATAAGTTTTCTCATCAGTTTTGCATGGAATTGGCTTTACTTATATAAG CGGGCTTTTGCACAGCATCAAGCAGAAATTGCCAAAATGGGGCAATTTGATAACATCTGTGCTGAGAAGTTGGACTGGAGAGAGAGCCTTATTG GATGGCTCAGAAGACAGTGGACATATCAGGACGATCCCTGTCAGAAGTACTATGAAACTCTGCTAGTAAACCCTGTTTTGCTGGTTCCACCAACAAAG GCATTGGCTATTACTTTTACCACCTTTGTAACTGAGCCTTTGAAGCATGTGGGACAAGGTATTGGTGAGTTCATCAGAGCGCTTATGAAGGAGATACCACTGATTCTGCAGGTTCCGGTGCTAATCATGATGGCTCTGTTCATTCTG gctttCTGCTATGGTGCAGCATCATCAGTGTCTGTGATAAGATGTTTAATGCCTTCTCAGAAGAAGAGGCTTCCTCTACCTGACAGCCAGCGGGAGGAAATAGACTTCAGCCAGTATGATGGGAGTAAATCCGATGGCTACTATTCACAGAAGACTCCTAGCATTTACAGAGGTCCATACGACAGAGATGTTCAAATGAAACCTGGAAGTAGCAGCAGCAGTCCTGATGTGCTACATGCGAGTGCCGAGCCAGATACGCAAGTAGAAGATGCTCAAAAACCAGAAGCTGGT AATAGATTGCACACTGAAGCTGAAGTTAGTAGACTAGAAACTTCTCCAGCTGCAACCCTTACCGGAGAAAAGGCACTAGAGCATGAGAAGCAGCGGACAGATAAAGAGCAAGAGACTGGAAAAAACTGTGATCCTAACAGAAACGTGGAAGAACAAAGTTGTGCAGCAAGACCAgctgaagagaggaagagcagtACGTGCGAGTCACAGGAAGGAGACTGA
- the CLCC1 gene encoding chloride channel CLIC-like protein 1 isoform X2, producing MLVLVLCAAVLAGGGAQDDDWIDPTDMLNYDAASGTMRRPYKVNYHDSEDKTVDGIISENLSSCSREVDSLQQKIAECEKRNAKSHESRSFYIFKRYLNKILNEARKLGLPEGNTDQVHYDAEIILTKQTHLEILRFLQEEAWQSGAVDDALSNILINFKHHDYNAWHWRFEDTFGIDLYNMFMILLCLVCVVVIIATELWTRIHWFVQLKRILLISFLISFAWNWLYLYKRAFAQHQAEIAKMGQFDNICAEKLDWRESLIGWLRRQWTYQDDPCQKYYETLLVNPVLLVPPTKALAITFTTFVTEPLKHVGQGIGEFIRALMKEIPLILQVPVLIMMALFILAFCYGAASSVSVIRCLMPSQKKRLPLPDSQREEIDFSQYDGSKSDGYYSQKTPSIYRGPYDRDVQMKPGSSSSSPDVLHASAEPDTQVEDAQKPEAGVR from the exons atgctggtgctggtgctgtgcGCGGCCGTGctggcgggcggcggggcccaGGACGACGACTGGATCGATCCTACGGATATGCTCAACTACGACGCGGCGTCGGGAACGATGAGAAGGCCTTACAAG GTAAACTATCATGATTCTGAGGATAAAACAGTGGATGGAATCATCAGTGAAAACTTATCAAGTTGTTCCAGGGAAGTGGATTCTTTGCAGCAGAAG ATTGCGGAATGCGAGAAGAGGAACGCCAAATCTCATGAAAGCCGgagcttttatatttttaagcGGTACTTGAATAAGATTTTAAATGAAGCCAGAAAACTTGGCCTT CCCGAGGGAAACACGGACCAAGTGCATTACGATGCCGAGATTATCCTTACAAAGCAGACGCATCTGGAGATCCTCCGGTTCCTGCAGGAGGAAGCGTGGCAGTCAGGTGCTGTGGATGACGCGCTTAGCAATATTTTGATCAATTTTAAGCACCACGATTATAATGCTTGGCACTGGAGATTCGAAGACACCTTTGGAATTGATCTGTATAATATGTTTATG atactCTTGTGCTTAGTGTGTGTTGTGGTTATAATAGCTACAGAGCTGTGGACACGTATCCATTGGTTTGTTCAGCTGAAACGTATTTTACTAATAAGTTTTCTCATCAGTTTTGCATGGAATTGGCTTTACTTATATAAG CGGGCTTTTGCACAGCATCAAGCAGAAATTGCCAAAATGGGGCAATTTGATAACATCTGTGCTGAGAAGTTGGACTGGAGAGAGAGCCTTATTG GATGGCTCAGAAGACAGTGGACATATCAGGACGATCCCTGTCAGAAGTACTATGAAACTCTGCTAGTAAACCCTGTTTTGCTGGTTCCACCAACAAAG GCATTGGCTATTACTTTTACCACCTTTGTAACTGAGCCTTTGAAGCATGTGGGACAAGGTATTGGTGAGTTCATCAGAGCGCTTATGAAGGAGATACCACTGATTCTGCAGGTTCCGGTGCTAATCATGATGGCTCTGTTCATTCTG gctttCTGCTATGGTGCAGCATCATCAGTGTCTGTGATAAGATGTTTAATGCCTTCTCAGAAGAAGAGGCTTCCTCTACCTGACAGCCAGCGGGAGGAAATAGACTTCAGCCAGTATGATGGGAGTAAATCCGATGGCTACTATTCACAGAAGACTCCTAGCATTTACAGAGGTCCATACGACAGAGATGTTCAAATGAAACCTGGAAGTAGCAGCAGCAGTCCTGATGTGCTACATGCGAGTGCCGAGCCAGATACGCAAGTAGAAGATGCTCAAAAACCAGAAGCTGGTGTACGTTAG